The genomic window AAAAGCAAGCTTAAACTTAACCTTGAGCCAAAACTTTCCTTCGAGGTAATCGTATCCACCGAAAAAACGCCACGCTTTAAGCAATGGTTGGGTAAATAGATGATTACTTGCCAACCGGCCATCAACGTACGCACACCGCTAAGTTTTCGTCCTGCTCCTACCCTACACAGGCACTAATGCATCGCCTTACGGCTTAAAATATGATTGTGATGATTAAAGAAATTCCGTACTAACCTCATCCAATAAAGCAGATTGTAAAGTGTAAGCAATCAATTCATGTGAGGATTAGTGCTTTTTCTTTTTTTATTGCTACGTGCATTCGGTCTTTTAATTGTCACATTAAAACAATCAATACAAAAAATAGTATTATGGAATTTCTATTACAACTTTTTGCCGAGCTCGTTAAAGGAAACGAAAATATATATGAAACAAAGGATGAATTGGAATTAGCTGAATTGGAGGAAAACCAAAGTGTAGAAAACATTTTTACCATGATGCATTTTCATTAAACCCAAACTGCAGCCACCGTGAATGACATTAACTATCATATGAACCAACTGATTATACGATACTTAACTAACAACATTAGCACCGAGGAACGCAAAACCCTTGATGCGTGGAAAGCCATGCACCCTGAAAATAAGATGGAGTTTGAGCAGCTGGAGCAAGCGTGGATTAAAAGTGAGTGTCTAAAAACTTTTAAACAGATTGACAGTAGCAAGGATTGGCACTGCATCCGCGGAAAACTGAAACCCGTCAATCAAAAAACCCAACCCGTTAAACGCCTATCGTTTACAGCTCGCAAAATAGCAGCCATCACAATCCCTCTTATTATGATGGCTGCCCTGGGGTTCGCGTATTGGAATGTTCCGGGCTTTGGAAGGCTTAGTGCGCACAGCACCCAGAATTTAATCGAAACACTCTCGTTACCTGACGGCTCAATGGTAACCCTGAACCGGCACAGCAAAATTATATACCCATCTAACATTGCCACAGCCAAAAATCGTCGTATTGCCTTAAGCGGTGAAGCATTTTTTAAGGTAAACCACAACAACACCCCCTTTGTAGTTAATGCCGGAGAAGCCTTGGTGCAAGTTATGGGTACAGAATTTAATGTGCAGCAACATATGCAGGATGTATCTGTATCGGTAATATCCGGAAAAGTAAAGGTAAGTACCAACAAGGTGCAGGTGCA from Saccharicrinis carchari includes these protein-coding regions:
- a CDS encoding FecR family protein, which translates into the protein MNQLIIRYLTNNISTEERKTLDAWKAMHPENKMEFEQLEQAWIKSECLKTFKQIDSSKDWHCIRGKLKPVNQKTQPVKRLSFTARKIAAITIPLIMMAALGFAYWNVPGFGRLSAHSTQNLIETLSLPDGSMVTLNRHSKIIYPSNIATAKNRRIALSGEAFFKVNHNNTPFVVNAGEALVQVMGTEFNVQQHMQDVSVSVISGKVKVSTNKVQVQLEKGERAQIKKGKMIQESAIAENDIYWFSKTLIFNGATLSHICKQLQQNFPQIKSVQFKAMDLNTKLSTTFKNQSLEEILEELEIHFDKKIVFDGITLTVSE